One Ostrea edulis chromosome 2, xbOstEdul1.1, whole genome shotgun sequence genomic region harbors:
- the LOC125680004 gene encoding histamine H3 receptor-like, which produces MNSTVSFEDGEEDETEEFSLYVIIPLGICVAVLVVLAVMGNALTVIAFGRDIKLRSVYNMYLVNLAVTDFWLGLFSMLIYFVTILKNYIWPFGYHFCKVFLVIDYVLCLESVISIVIISYDRLLLLKHGPHYVLKESIKVAQVKIAISWVLAFCLYSPAIIGWDLWTGEEINEPNFCHAQFAYHFVFTTTTAVIEFVIPFIAISILNFLIYLEIRKRTVVSPMTMAGKSSSKRITDENIAGVKETTRKDIKAARFLATLVLVFALTWAPYTIATIIISFCDDCVNEYIYEFLVWLLWSKSAINPFLYAYNNTMFYKNFKEALRCCRESKVGNQNSTVVSRVTS; this is translated from the coding sequence ATGAATAGCACAGTATCGTTTGAAGATGGCGAGGAAGATGAAACTGAGGAATTCTCCCTGTATGTGATTATCCCCCTTGGCATCTGTGTAGCGGTTCTAGTTGTTTTAGCAGTGATGGGGAATGCGCTGACGGTGATAGCTTTCGGGCGCGATATAAAACTCCGATCTGTGTACAATATGTATCTGGTGAACCTAGCCGTCACAGATTTCTGGCTCGGTCTTTTCAGCATGCTAATCTATTTCGTGacaattctcaaaaactacatATGGCCATTCGGATATCATTTTTGTAAGGTCTTTTTGGTAATTGACTATGTACTTTGCTTAGAATCCGTTATTTCAATAGTGATCATTAGCTATGACCGTTTGCTTCTTCTGAAACATGGTCCGCATTATGTCCTGAAAGAAAGTATAAAAGTGGCACAAGTAAAAATCGCCATATCTTGGGTACTAGCATTTTGTCTGTATTCACCTGCCATCATTGGTTGGGACTTGTGGACAGGAGAGGAGATTAACGAACCCAATTTCTGTCATGCCCAGTTTGCTTATCACTTTGTGTTCACCACAACAACAGCTGTTATAGAATTTGTCATTCCATTCATCGCCATCAGCATCTTGAATTTTCTTATTTACCTCGAAATACGAAAACGAACAGTTGTATCTCCAATGACCATGGCGGGGAAGTCCTCGTCCAAACGTATCACTGATGAAAATATTGCTGGAGTAAAGGAAACGACACGAAAAGACATCAAGGCCGCGCGATTTTTAGCTACACTAGTTCTTGTTTTCGCTTTGACCTGGGCACCATACACCATTGCAACGATCATAATTTCTTTCTGCGATGATTGCGTTAATGAGTATATTTATGAATTTCTGGTTTGGTTACTGTGGTCCAAGTCCGCGATAAACCCCTTTCTATATGCCTACAACAACACCATGTTCTACAAGAATTTCAAGGAAGCTTTAAGATGCTGTCGAGAATCAAAAGTAGGTAACCAGAATTCTACAGTAGTGTCTCGTGTCACCTCTTAA
- the LOC125682252 gene encoding histamine H3 receptor-like, with translation MNSTVSFEDGEEDKTEEFSLYVIIPLGICVAVLVVLAVMGNALTVIAFGRDIKLRSVYNMYLVNLAVTDFWLGLFSMLIYSVNTLKNYIWPFGYHFCKVFLVIDYVLCLESVISIVIISYDRLLLLKHGPHYVLKESIKVAQVKIAISWVLAFCLYSPAIIGWDVWTGEDINEPNYCGVQFAYHFVFTTTTAVVEFVIPFIAISILNVLIYLEIRQRTVVSPMTMAGKSSSKRITDENIAGVKETTRKDIKAARFLATLVLVFALTWAPYTIATIIISFCDDCVNEYFYEFLVWLLWSKSAINPFLYAYNNTMFYKNFKEALRCCRKSKIGNQNSTVVFHVTS, from the coding sequence ATGAATAGCACAGTATCGTTTGAAGATGGCGAGGAAGATAAAACTGAAGAATTCTCCCTGTATGTGATTATCCCCCTTGGCATCTGTGTAGCGGTTCTAGTTGTTTTAGCAGTGATGGGGAATGCGCTGACGGTGATAGCTTTTGGGCGTGATATAAAACTCCGATCTGTGTACAATATGTATCTGGTGAACCTAGCCGTCACAGATTTCTGGCTCGGTCTTTTCAGCATGCTAATCTATTCCGTGAACACTCTCAAAAACTACATTTGGCCATTCGGATATCATTTTTGTAAGGTCTTTTTGGTAATTGACTACGTACTTTGCTTAGAATCCGTCATTTCAATAGTGATTATTAGCTATGACCGCTTGCTTTTGCTGAAACATGGTCCGCATTATGTCCTGAAAGAAAGTATAAAAGTGGCACAAGTAAAAATCGCCATATCTTGGGTACTAGCATTTTGTCTGTATTCGCCTGCCATCATTGGTTGGGACGTGTGGACGGGAGAGGATATCAACGAACCCAACTACTGTGGCGTCCAGTTTGCTTATCACTTTGTGTTCACCACAACAACAGCTGTTGTAGAATTTGTCATTCCATTCATCGCCATCAGCATCTTGAATGTTCTTATTTACCTCGAAATACGTCAACGAACAGTTGTATCTCCAATGACGATGGCGGGGAAGTCCTCGTCCAAACGTATCACCGATGAAAATATTGCTGGAGTAAAGGAAACGACACGAAAGGACATCAAGGCTGCGCGATTTTTAGCTACACTGGTTCTCGTTTTCGCATTGACCTGGGCACCATACACCATTGCAACGATCATAATTTCTTTCTGCGATGATTGCgtcaatgagtatttttatgaatttctgGTCTGGTTACTGTGGTCTAAGTCCGCGATAAACCCCTTTCTATATGCCTACAACAACACCATGTTCTACAAGAATTTCAAGGAAGCTTTAAGATGCTGTCGAAAATCAAAAATAGGTAACCAGAATTCTACAGTAGTGTTTCATGTCACCTCTTAA